In Brachybacterium fresconis, the genomic stretch ACAATCACCGCTGTCACCGGAGACGCCGCCAAGACCGTCACCGACCGGTTTCGCACCCTGCCCATCTCCCGCGGTTCGGTGCTGCTGGGACGGGTCTTCGCTGACATGCTCACTGCCGCCGTGGAACTCGCGGTCGTCACCGCCGCAGGACTGCTGCTCGGCTGGCGTCCCGAAGGGGGCGTCGCCGATGTTGTGCTCGCCTACGTCCTGCTGCTGTGGCTGAGGTTCGGACTGCTGTGGGCCGGCGTCTGGATCGGGTTGAAGGCAGGCACACCAGAGGCGGCCACGACCGCCCAGCTTGCGATCTGGCCGGTGGCGTTCCTCTCGACTGTGTTCGTCGATCCGCGCACGATGCCGGCCTGGCTCGGAGTCGTCGCCGAATGGAACCCCCTGTCGGCGACCGCATCCGCGGCGCGTGAACTGTTCTCGGGCACCGACCTCACCGGGGTTACCTTCGTCGCCGACCACGCCGTGCTCTTCGCCATCGGCTGGCCGCTCGCGCTGACCGCGGCGTTCATCCCCCTCGCCATTCGTGCCTACCGGAGACTGTCATGACGACCACGACCCACGACGTGATCCGCGTACGCGGAGCCCGTCAGAACTCACTCCAAGACATCGACGTCGACGTCCCCAAGCATCAGCTCGTGGTCGTCACCGGCGTATCCGGATCAGGCAAGTCCTCGCTGGTGTTCGACACGATCGCGGCCGAATCAGCGCGCCAGCTCAACGAGACATTCTCGGCTTTCGCCCAAGGCAGGCTCCCCAGCTACGCCCACCCCGACGTCGACCTGCTGGAGAACCTCTCGGCCGTTATTGTGGTGGATCAGCAGCGCCTCTCCGGCGGACCTCGCTCCACGGTCGGGACCATCAGCGACATCGGCGCACGTCTACGGCTGCTGTTCTCCCGCATCGGTGAGCCGGCCGCCGGCTATTCCAACGCCTACAGCTTCAACGACCCCGCCGGCATGTGCCCGAACTGTCAGGGGCTCGGCGTCGCGGCCTCGGTCGTGGAATCCGAACTCGTTGACGACGACCGCTCCCTCAACGAGGGCGCGATTACTTTCCCCAAGTTCAACCCGGGCACCTGGCTGTGGAAGGCCTACGCCAAGTCCGGGTTCTTCGACCCCGACATGAAGATCCGCGACTACACCCCAGAACAACGCGAGCTGTTCCTCTATGCACCGGCCGGGGAACACACCCCGCCGGCAGGGATGGATGCAGTCGGCACCGCCTACGAAGGCCTCGTCACCCGGTTCAACCGCATCTACCTGCGACGCGAGCCCGACTCCTTCAAAGGCGCCCAGCGCGAGGCGTTCGAGCGGATCGTCTCCCGCGGACCTTGCCCCGAATGCCACGGCTCCCGACTCGCCGCGCCCGCCCGAGCCAGTCTCATCAACGGCAAGTCCATCGCCGACCTCAACGCGATGCAGATCAGCGACCTCGCCGAGCACGTCGCGAAGATCGACGGCGACGCCGTGGCACCGCTGGTCGCGAACCTGCGCGTCCACCTGGAACGGATGATGACCCTCGGCCTCGGCTACCTCAGCCTCGACCGCACCACCTCCACCCTCTCCGGGGGCGAAGCCCAACGGATCAAGATGGTCCGCCACCTCGGCAGTGCCCTGGCCGACATGCTCTACGTGTTCGACGAACCCACGGTGGGCCTGCACCCCCGCGACGTCACCGCGCTCGGACAGATGCTCCTTGCCCTGCGCGACCGCGGCAACACCGTGCTCGTCATCGAGCACGACCCCGACATCATGGCGATCGCCGACCACATCATCGACCTCGGACCCGGCGCTGGAACCGCCGGCGGCCAGATCACCTACCAAGGCGACTACGACGGCCTCACCCAGGCCGGCACCCCCACCGGGCACGGGCTCCGCGAGCACCGGCGCGCGACCCGGACACGGCGTGAGCCCGACGGCTGGATCAGCATCGACGACGCCACCACCAACAACCTCCAGCACGTCACCACCCGCATCCCGCGCGGCGTGATGACCGCTGTGACCGGAGTCGCCGGATCGGGCAAGTCCAGCCTCATCCTCGGCAACCTCCCCGCCGTCGAACCCGACGCGATCGTCATCGACCAACGCCCCATCCGAGGATCGCGCCGCTCCAACCCAGCCACTTACACCGGCCTGCTCAACCTCATCCGTGACGTGTTCGCCAAGACCACCGGAGCACCAGCCGGGCTGTTCACCCCCAACTCCACCGGAGGATGCCCGGCCTGTGAGGGCAACGGCATCATCTACACCGACCTCGCCTTCATGGAAGGCGTGATCACCCGATGCGAAGTTTGCGAAGGACGACGGTTCACCCCCGAGGCCCAAGAGCATCAGGTCGATGGCAAGAGCATCGCCGACGTGTTCGAGATGAGCGTTACCGACGCACTCGGCTACTTCACCCAGCCCGCGATCGGGCGCATCCTGTCCCGGCTCCACGACGTCGGACTCGACTACCTCACCCTCGGACAGACCCTCACCAGCCTCTCCGGCGGCGAACGTCAGCGACTCAAACTCGCTACCGAACTCGGAACCTCGGGCCGCACGATCATCCTGGACGAGCCGACCACAGGACTGCACATCGCCGATATCTCTCGGCTCCTCGGGCTGCTTGACCGGCTCATCGACGCCGGATCGACGCTCATCGTGATTGAGCACAACCTCGACATCATCGCCGCCGCCGACTGGATCATCGACATCGGCCCCGAAGCCGGACACGACGGCGGACAAGTCGTCTACGAAGGCACACCAGACCAGATGATCACGGACGGCGGGACACACACGGCCGAACACCTACGAGCTCGCGCGAAAAACTGACACGGTAAGGCCAGCCGCACTGCCTGGCTCCGGCCTGTCCTCACCACCGATTCACCGACGTCCAAGACAGACGATCTGGAGCCGGTCCACAGCTCGAGATCAAGCGGTGTCAACTCTGGCCGACACCCTCCCAAGCCATAGCCGGGTGGTGCTGGCTCTGGGCGACAAGCGGTGTCGGATGAGACCCCCGTAGCCAATCGCCCGATGGGAGCACATCACCGGACGAGAAGCACCCTCCCCGGCCCTCCTGAACGATGAGACCGGGCCACGGCCGGCACCCGCGTTCATCGAATGGTTGATGGGGCTCGAGCCCGGTTGGGTCACGAACCCAACGCACGGTCTTACCTCGAACCAGATGAACAGTGCTCTCGGCAACGGCGTCCTCCCACTCCAAGCAATTCTCGCCATCGAGGCGTCCGAAAACTGCAGGCAGATACCGTGAACTTGGTGTACCTTGCTCGGCGTAATAGGGCTCTTCAGAGTTGAGTGTGGGCGCGCCGGTGATGCGGGGTAGCTGGGGATAGACGTCGAGGTCCTCGATGATGAGCGGACTTCTACCCCCGCTGATCTCAAGGACCTCGACGATGCCCAACCATAGTTGCGCATGCCCTGACGCGCTCGATCGCTGCGACCGATGCGACTTTCTCCTGGACTTCCCGGGCCTTCATCTGGTGACAGTCTCGAAGGCCCGGGCCGGGCTGGTGCTCGAGGTGGAGTCCTGCGATCCAGTGGCCGGATGCCCTGGCTGCGGTGTCATCGCCACTGGTCACGGCCGGGTGGTGGTCGAGATGATCGATGCTCCGTGGGCGGGTCGGCCGGTGCGGATTCGGTGGTGCAAGCGTCGCTGGATCTGTCTCGAGGGCGTCTGTGCGGTGACGACCTTCGTCGAGCAGAATCCGCAGGTCTGCGCTCCACGGGGCCTGCTGAGCACGCGCGCGATCCGCTGGGCGATCGGCCAGCTCCGGCGCGAGGGGGCGACGATCCAGGGCCTGGCCCGCCAGCTCGGCACGACGTGGAACACGCTCTGGTCCCAGGTTCGGCCAGTCCTGATCGAGGCCGCGAACGACCCTTCCCGCTTCGAGGACGTGCAGGTCCTGGGCGTGGACGAACATGTCTGGCACCACCGGGACCCGCGCCGGCGCGGACCGAAGGAGCTCACCGGGATGGTCGATCTGACTCGCGGGCCCCACCCCACTGCCAGGCTCCTTGACCTCGTCCCCGGCCGATCCGGCAAGGCCTACCGAGACTGGCTCGACGAGCGCGGCGATGAGTTCCGCAAGCGGGTCGAGATCGCAACGCTGGACCCGTTCCAGGGATACAAGAACGCGATCGATGACCAGCTCGAGGACGCCACCTGCGTGCTGGATGCGTTCCACATCGTCAAGCTCGCCGGGGCTGCAGTCGATGACGTCCGCCGCCGGATCCAGCAGGAGACCCTCGGCCACCGAGGCCGCAAGGGCGACCCTCTCTACGGGATCCGTCATGTTCTCCGCGCTGGACGGGAACGCCTCACGCCGCGCCAGAAGACTCGTCTGGCCAGCGCATTCGCGGCCCATCCCGATCATGTTGCGGTCGAGGTCGCCTATCAGTGCGCCCAGGACGTCCGAGACGTGTTCCACCAGCCCACTCCTGCCCAGGGTCGCCGCCTCGCCGAGCAGCTCATCGAGAAGCTGCCGTCCTGCCCGATCCCGGAGAGCGCCAGGCTCGGTAAGACACTGCGACGCTGGAAGAACGCGTTCTTGGCCTACTTCGATACCGACGGGGCGAGCAACGGCGGTACCGAGGCCATCAACGGGATCATCGAGCTGGGCCGCCGCATCGCCCGCGGGTTCCGCAACGTCGAGCACTACCGCCTCCGAATGCTCCTCATCACCGGAGGCCTCGACGCCTCACCCCACACTCAACTCTGAAGGGCCCGTAATAGCGGGTCAGCGGCGTGGACAGTGACCGGTCACCGTCACTGGCGGCGACCGAGCGCAGCAGGTACTTATACCCGTTGCCCGCGCTCATTACCCGCATGGAGACTTTCATGCAGATCAGGTATGCATCGGCACCAACGGCTCCGATTACGCAGGGATTCGGCGGCTGTGCCGGCTGTGTTGGCGGTAGTGGGCGGGAGTGATGCCGACGGCCTGGCGGAAGAGCCGGGCGGCGTGGCCGCGGCTGTACCAGCCGACCTCGCCCATGGCCTGCTCGATCGGCAGGTCGGTCTCGCGCAACAGACGCGCCAGGCTCTCGGCTCGCACGGTCGTCAGGTACGTCATCGGAGTCTTGCCGTAGGCCTCCACGAAGACCCGTCCGAGCTGAGACGGAGAGAGGTAGACCGCCGCGGCCAGTTCGGGCAAGGTCCACCGTCGAGCCGGCCGGTCCCGCAGCAGGCCGGCCGCGGCACGGGCCTCAGCCCGCAGCGGCGCCAACCTTTGGAAGGCGGGCGCGGCGGGCCAGGTGGCCTTGTGCTGGGTCGGGGACTGACGCACCGTCGTGGTCTGCACGAACGGGGAGACCACGTCCAGCACGCCGAACAGCAGGGACTGCATCCGGTAGAACCGCTCCGGCGCCGGGCCGTCCAGGCTGAGTTGGCCGAGTTCATCCAGCCACGGCATCAGGCGGCCGGCGCGGTGCTCACCCAGCCGCAGTATCTGGGCGGGTTCGGCGTAGCGGGCGGCGAGGAAATCTTTGGCCTCCAGCCGGTCGCTCAGGATGGCGGCGTGCTGCCAGAACACCTGGTCGACCACATAGTCCCGATCCAGGTACAGGGTCGTGGTCGTGACCCACTCTTCCGGTTGGGCCCCGCACAGGGTGTTCGCGGCCAGCAGCACCGCATCACCAACCCCGACCGGGCGTTCCCCGAACTCGCTGAACAACCAGGCCGCCCCCGCCCGCACGAAGATCAGCTTCACGCAGTCATAGGCGATCGGATCACGCCGCCGATGCACACTCTCCGTCCGCGTCACCACCGGCGAGAAGCCTTGTTCGGGCACGTCGCCAGCCGACGCCCCAGACGCGACCGGAACCCGTCGAACGTCCACTGCCGTGTCCCGCTAACGCCTTGCCGTCGGGTCACCTGCCGCAGCCTGCTGGCGGGGAGCATCGTCAACTTCCGTCACGGCGCTGTGTCCCATGCTCTCGCTAGGTGCGTGTGTCGGTGTGGTTGAGGATGATCGAGGTGCCGGCGATGACGACCACGGCCAGCACTGCCGACAACCCGATGGTGAGGCCGACGACGTCGGGGGTCAGGGCTGAGACGTCGAAGCTCGTACCTTGCCCCGTGAGCATCGTTGCGCTTCC encodes the following:
- a CDS encoding ABC transporter permease, which gives rise to MSATTIEHHGPATGRILREAVILTGRAMRHWRARPITFSIQLLFPVLVMLLMGGLLGGAIAGTTGDYIVFVVPGILAFTVLSGIETTITAVTGDAAKTVTDRFRTLPISRGSVLLGRVFADMLTAAVELAVVTAAGLLLGWRPEGGVADVVLAYVLLLWLRFGLLWAGVWIGLKAGTPEAATTAQLAIWPVAFLSTVFVDPRTMPAWLGVVAEWNPLSATASAARELFSGTDLTGVTFVADHAVLFAIGWPLALTAAFIPLAIRAYRRLS
- a CDS encoding ATP-binding cassette domain-containing protein; translated protein: MTTTTHDVIRVRGARQNSLQDIDVDVPKHQLVVVTGVSGSGKSSLVFDTIAAESARQLNETFSAFAQGRLPSYAHPDVDLLENLSAVIVVDQQRLSGGPRSTVGTISDIGARLRLLFSRIGEPAAGYSNAYSFNDPAGMCPNCQGLGVAASVVESELVDDDRSLNEGAITFPKFNPGTWLWKAYAKSGFFDPDMKIRDYTPEQRELFLYAPAGEHTPPAGMDAVGTAYEGLVTRFNRIYLRREPDSFKGAQREAFERIVSRGPCPECHGSRLAAPARASLINGKSIADLNAMQISDLAEHVAKIDGDAVAPLVANLRVHLERMMTLGLGYLSLDRTTSTLSGGEAQRIKMVRHLGSALADMLYVFDEPTVGLHPRDVTALGQMLLALRDRGNTVLVIEHDPDIMAIADHIIDLGPGAGTAGGQITYQGDYDGLTQAGTPTGHGLREHRRATRTRREPDGWISIDDATTNNLQHVTTRIPRGVMTAVTGVAGSGKSSLILGNLPAVEPDAIVIDQRPIRGSRRSNPATYTGLLNLIRDVFAKTTGAPAGLFTPNSTGGCPACEGNGIIYTDLAFMEGVITRCEVCEGRRFTPEAQEHQVDGKSIADVFEMSVTDALGYFTQPAIGRILSRLHDVGLDYLTLGQTLTSLSGGERQRLKLATELGTSGRTIILDEPTTGLHIADISRLLGLLDRLIDAGSTLIVIEHNLDIIAAADWIIDIGPEAGHDGGQVVYEGTPDQMITDGGTHTAEHLRARAKN
- a CDS encoding ISL3 family transposase, whose product is MPNHSCACPDALDRCDRCDFLLDFPGLHLVTVSKARAGLVLEVESCDPVAGCPGCGVIATGHGRVVVEMIDAPWAGRPVRIRWCKRRWICLEGVCAVTTFVEQNPQVCAPRGLLSTRAIRWAIGQLRREGATIQGLARQLGTTWNTLWSQVRPVLIEAANDPSRFEDVQVLGVDEHVWHHRDPRRRGPKELTGMVDLTRGPHPTARLLDLVPGRSGKAYRDWLDERGDEFRKRVEIATLDPFQGYKNAIDDQLEDATCVLDAFHIVKLAGAAVDDVRRRIQQETLGHRGRKGDPLYGIRHVLRAGRERLTPRQKTRLASAFAAHPDHVAVEVAYQCAQDVRDVFHQPTPAQGRRLAEQLIEKLPSCPIPESARLGKTLRRWKNAFLAYFDTDGASNGGTEAINGIIELGRRIARGFRNVEHYRLRMLLITGGLDASPHTQL
- a CDS encoding helix-turn-helix transcriptional regulator is translated as MVTRTESVHRRRDPIAYDCVKLIFVRAGAAWLFSEFGERPVGVGDAVLLAANTLCGAQPEEWVTTTTLYLDRDYVVDQVFWQHAAILSDRLEAKDFLAARYAEPAQILRLGEHRAGRLMPWLDELGQLSLDGPAPERFYRMQSLLFGVLDVVSPFVQTTTVRQSPTQHKATWPAAPAFQRLAPLRAEARAAAGLLRDRPARRWTLPELAAAVYLSPSQLGRVFVEAYGKTPMTYLTTVRAESLARLLRETDLPIEQAMGEVGWYSRGHAARLFRQAVGITPAHYRQHSRHSRRIPA